One Cryptomeria japonica chromosome 9, Sugi_1.0, whole genome shotgun sequence genomic window carries:
- the LOC131858331 gene encoding L-type lectin-domain containing receptor kinase SIT2-like yields the protein MIELYDKEGSSPLVEDHYILAWSFTTGSDKAPDLDILNLPSFYVKIPKFHNSAKFRSIIIICSTAIILGLILITFFKLKKEDYTEFDKKWKLQYWPHKFDYRELNFATKNPPEQGIWHSVLLQGFRDDNLLGYGGFGQVYRGTLPSGEEIAVKCITKDLAEGMEEFMAEISSLGRLQHRHLVPLRGWCRKNERIFIIYDYMSNGSLERNLYSPELNLTWPHRHKIPTDVASGLLYLHEQWDKKVVHRDIKPSNILLDYDLNGRVGDFGLARLYDHSQRPQTTHVVGTLGYIAPELIHSGKASPSTDVFSFGTLMLEVACGKKPVDAQGVILVEWVWDLYANERLLDAIDQRLGENYDKGEAEIVLVVGLICSNPDPQKRLGMRKVLQILCGEAALPVGLHVPSAF from the exons atgatcgaGCTATATGATAAAGAag GTAGTTCTCCTCTAGTTGAGGACCATTACATTCTAGCATGGAGCTTCACAACTGGTAGTGATAAGGCTCCAGATCTAGACATTTTGAATCTTCCTTCCTTTTATGTCAAAATCCCCAAGTTCCACAATTCTGCAAAGTTCAGATCCATTATTATAATATGTTCCACAGCTATCATCTTGGGACTCATTCTCATTACATTTTTCAAGCTAAAAAAGGAGGACTACACAGAATTCGATAAAAAATGGAAGCTGCAATATTGGCCACATAAATTTGATTACAGAGAGCTCAACTTTGCCACAAAG AATCCTCCTGAACAAGGTATTTGGCACTCTGTTTTACTGCAGGGTTTCAGGGACGACAATCTTCTGGGCTATGGGGGCTTTGGACAGGTATACAGGGGCACTCTGCCTTCCGGCGAAGAAATCGCCGTGAAATGCATCACAAAAGATTTAGCAGAAGGAATGGAGGAATTCATGGCAGAAATTTCCAGCCTTGGGAGGCTGCAGCATCGGCATCTAGTGCCCCTCAGGGGTTGGTGCAGAAAAAATGAGCGCATCTTCATCATCTATGACTACATGTCCAACGGAAGCCTTGAAAGAAATTTGTACAGTCCAGAATTGAATCTTACATGGCCTCACAGACACAAAATTCCTACGGATGTAGCCAGCGGCCTGCTTTACTTACACGAGCAGTGGGATAAAAAAGTGGTGCACAGGGACATTAAACCCAGCAATATATTATTGGACTATGATCTGAACGGCCGGGTGGGGGATTTTGGCTTAGCAAGGTTATATGATCACAGCCAAAGACCCCAAACTACTCATGTGGTGGGCACTCTGGGGTACATTGCACCTGAGCTTATACATTCTGGTAAGGCTTCTCCTTCAACAGATGTTTTCAGCTTTGGGACTCTTATGCTGGAGGTTGCCTGCGGAAAGAAACCTGTAGACGCCCAAGGTGTGATTTTGGTTGAGTGGGTTTGGGATCTGTATGCAAATGAGAGGTTACTGGATGCTATTGATCAGAGGCTTGGGGAGAATTACGATAAGGGCGAGGCTGAGATTGTGCTTGTAGTGGGGCTCATTTGTTCAAACCCTGATCCGCAGAAGAGGCTTGGTATGAGGAAAGTGTTGCAGATACTTTGCGGTGAGGCTGCTTTGCCTGTGGGTCTTCATGTACCTTCAGCTTTTTAA